A stretch of the Rhinoderma darwinii isolate aRhiDar2 chromosome 3, aRhiDar2.hap1, whole genome shotgun sequence genome encodes the following:
- the RBM17 gene encoding splicing factor 45 isoform X2: protein MSLYDDLGVETSDSKTEGWSKNFKLLQSQLQVKKAALTQAKTQRTKQTTVLAPVIDLKRGSTEDRQIIDTPPPVAAGLKDPVPSGFSTGDVLVPLADEYDPMYPNELEKVVKRQREERQRQRELERQKEIEEREKRRKDRHEASGFSRRPDPESDEDEEFDRERRKRVVGGAAIAPPTSLVEKDRESIVPSYDEEPRPRPPIPKAAIPPPIYDEPERPRSPTGPSNSFIANMGGTVAHKIMQKYGFREGQGLGKHEQGLSTALSVEKTSKRGGKIIIGDVADKVDTSKKADPNPLTEILKCPTKVVLLRNMVGSGEVDEDLEGETKEECEKYGKVAKCVIFEIPGTPDEDAVRIFLEFERVESAIKAVVDLNGRYFGGRIVKACFYNLDKFRTLDLGE from the exons ATGTCTTTATATGACGATTTAGGAGTAGAGACAAGTGATTCAAAAACAGAAGGATGGTCGAAAAACTTCAAGCTTTTGCAGTCACAGCTGCAAGTTAAAAAGGCAGCTCTAACACAAGCAAAG ACTCAGAGAACAAAACAGACTACAGTGCTTGCACCTGTAATTGATCTTAAACGAGGCAGTACAGAGGATCGGCAAATTATTGATACTCCACCTCCCGTGGCTGCTGGATTGAAG GACCCTGTTCCTAGTGGGTTTTCTACAGGAGATGTCTTGGTTCCATTAGCTGATGAGTATGACCCCATGTACCCTAATGAATTAGAAAAAGTGGTTAAACGTCAGAGAGAGGAAAGGCAACGTCAGCGCGAGCTGGAAAGGCAGAAAGAAATTGAAGAGCGAGAAAA GCGGAGAAAGGACCGACATGAAGCCAGTGGGTTTTCCCGTAGACCAGATCCTGAATCTGATGAGGACGAAGAGTTTGATAGAGAACGGCgtaagagag TGGTAGGAGGAGCAGCTATTGCACCACCGACATCACTTGTTGAAAAAGACCGGGAAT CCATTGTGCCATCTTATGATGAGGAGCCTAGGCCCCGTCCACCTATACCCAAAGCAGCAATTCCTCCTCCAATATATGATGAGCCAGAGAGGCCTCGTTCACCCACTGGGCCCAGTAATTCGTTTATTGCAAACATGGG TGGAACTGTGGCTCATAAAATCATGCAGAAATACGGCTTCCGGGAAGGACAGGGTCTGGGAAAGCATGAACAGGGGCTTAGTACTGCCTTATCTGTTGAGAAAACCAGCAAGAGAGGAGGAAAAATCATTATTGGTGATGTGGCTGATAAAG TTGACACATCTAAAAAAGCAGATCCAAACCCTCTAACAGAAATACTAAAGTGTCCGACCAAAGTGGTTTTATTACGG AATATGGTGGGTTCAGGGGAAGTGGATGAAGATCTGGAGGGCGAAACAAAGGAAGAATGTGAAAAATATGGCAAAGTTGCAAAATGTGTCATTTTTGAG aTCCCAGGTACTCCAGACGAGGATGCAGTGAGGATATTTTTGGAATTTGAGAGAGTAGAGTCGGCTATTAAAG CTGTGGTGGACCTTAATGGAAGATACTTTGGTGGACGCATTGTGAAGGCATGCTTCTACAACCTAGACAAATTCAGAACTCTGGACCTTGGAGAGTAA
- the RBM17 gene encoding splicing factor 45 isoform X1 translates to MSLYDDLGVETSDSKTEGWSKNFKLLQSQLQVKKAALTQAKTQRTKQTTVLAPVIDLKRGSTEDRQIIDTPPPVAAGLKDPVPSGFSTGDVLVPLADEYDPMYPNELEKVVKRQREERQRQRELERQKEIEERENSLNFRRRKDRHEASGFSRRPDPESDEDEEFDRERRKRVVGGAAIAPPTSLVEKDRESIVPSYDEEPRPRPPIPKAAIPPPIYDEPERPRSPTGPSNSFIANMGGTVAHKIMQKYGFREGQGLGKHEQGLSTALSVEKTSKRGGKIIIGDVADKVDTSKKADPNPLTEILKCPTKVVLLRNMVGSGEVDEDLEGETKEECEKYGKVAKCVIFEIPGTPDEDAVRIFLEFERVESAIKAVVDLNGRYFGGRIVKACFYNLDKFRTLDLGE, encoded by the exons ATGTCTTTATATGACGATTTAGGAGTAGAGACAAGTGATTCAAAAACAGAAGGATGGTCGAAAAACTTCAAGCTTTTGCAGTCACAGCTGCAAGTTAAAAAGGCAGCTCTAACACAAGCAAAG ACTCAGAGAACAAAACAGACTACAGTGCTTGCACCTGTAATTGATCTTAAACGAGGCAGTACAGAGGATCGGCAAATTATTGATACTCCACCTCCCGTGGCTGCTGGATTGAAG GACCCTGTTCCTAGTGGGTTTTCTACAGGAGATGTCTTGGTTCCATTAGCTGATGAGTATGACCCCATGTACCCTAATGAATTAGAAAAAGTGGTTAAACGTCAGAGAGAGGAAAGGCAACGTCAGCGCGAGCTGGAAAGGCAGAAAGAAATTGAAGAGCGAGAAAA TTCTTTGAATTTTAGGCGGAGAAAGGACCGACATGAAGCCAGTGGGTTTTCCCGTAGACCAGATCCTGAATCTGATGAGGACGAAGAGTTTGATAGAGAACGGCgtaagagag TGGTAGGAGGAGCAGCTATTGCACCACCGACATCACTTGTTGAAAAAGACCGGGAAT CCATTGTGCCATCTTATGATGAGGAGCCTAGGCCCCGTCCACCTATACCCAAAGCAGCAATTCCTCCTCCAATATATGATGAGCCAGAGAGGCCTCGTTCACCCACTGGGCCCAGTAATTCGTTTATTGCAAACATGGG TGGAACTGTGGCTCATAAAATCATGCAGAAATACGGCTTCCGGGAAGGACAGGGTCTGGGAAAGCATGAACAGGGGCTTAGTACTGCCTTATCTGTTGAGAAAACCAGCAAGAGAGGAGGAAAAATCATTATTGGTGATGTGGCTGATAAAG TTGACACATCTAAAAAAGCAGATCCAAACCCTCTAACAGAAATACTAAAGTGTCCGACCAAAGTGGTTTTATTACGG AATATGGTGGGTTCAGGGGAAGTGGATGAAGATCTGGAGGGCGAAACAAAGGAAGAATGTGAAAAATATGGCAAAGTTGCAAAATGTGTCATTTTTGAG aTCCCAGGTACTCCAGACGAGGATGCAGTGAGGATATTTTTGGAATTTGAGAGAGTAGAGTCGGCTATTAAAG CTGTGGTGGACCTTAATGGAAGATACTTTGGTGGACGCATTGTGAAGGCATGCTTCTACAACCTAGACAAATTCAGAACTCTGGACCTTGGAGAGTAA